The Coffea arabica cultivar ET-39 chromosome 6e, Coffea Arabica ET-39 HiFi, whole genome shotgun sequence genome contains the following window.
AACTATGTCGGATAATGCGAGAAGGTGGATACATTATTGAGGGTCCCTGTGATAAAGTGACAGTAGAGGAAAGCGTAGCAATTGGGTTATATGGGTTGAGCCATGATTTGACACAAAGAGTGCTAGGTGAACGATTCCAGCATTCCACTGAGACAATTCATCGACATGTTCGCCGTCTATGCCAGGCCTTAGTCCAATTAGCACCTATTGCACTCCGACATAGGAATACAGATACTACTTATCCTCGGATTCGGAATAATAGACGATTGTATCCTTGGTTTAAGGTACGTGGCCGAATCTTAAAACTCATAAGTTATATTAGATAGATAATTTACATTCAAATGCAATATGTAGGATTGCATTGGCGCTATAGATGGAACACATGTATCGGCAAGCGTGCCAAGAGGGGAACAGGATGCCTTTCGTAACAGAAAAGGCACGCTTTCACAGAATGTTTTAGCTGCATGTGACCACGATATGAGGTTCGTATATGTCAGAGTTGGCTGGGAAGGAAGTGCCCATGATAGCCGCGTCTTATTGGATGCTCTTTCCAATCCGGATGCAGCATTTCCCGTACCACCGGCTGGAAAATATTACGCGGTTGATGCAGCCTACAGACACATGCCAGGATTCATGGCGCCTTTCAAGAGTGGTCCAGGAGGGAGATCACAGACTGCACAGAAAGGATTATTTAATCGCCGTCATTCTTCGGTTCGGAACATAATAGAGAGGACGTTTGGGGTATGGAAAATGAGATTCAAGATTTTGGATGGACCAATGAAAAACTATCCTATTGAGGCACAGAGGAACATTGTAGTGGCATGCTGTGTACTGCACAATTTCATTAGGGAGATGCAGCCATACGACGTTTACTTGACCGATGAAGCGAATATGGAAGGCGCAGATACCGAAGGAGCTCAAATGCAACAATTCCATGTTACTCCAGAAGCAATCCATGATTGGAAGGAATTACGCAATGCAATGGCTGATCACATGTACTTTCATCGAAATGAGTAGTATATGGTTGCCACGCTTGATTTCCACGTAGCCCTAACTAATTTCAATTGTATAATATGACTCTTTTTTAATATTTGGGATGAATATTTGGTACTGTAAAAATTTAAGCCTTCTGGTCAAGGTTGGGTTAACGGATTCCTTTTCCACTTGAGTGAATGTAATATTTTCACAACTTGTCcaaattattttgttataacAAATTATTTGCATACAGGTGTGAGAATTTATATTACTGTGAAATATAAGAAAAGTTCcatgtgtattttttttaaaaaaattttagaacaaaatcaccataaattctCACAAAATCTAAGGTCCGGCAAAATTGCTTTAAGGTgacaattaaaaaatgaaaataaaaaattgatctCAATACGATCCTAAATCACGTCTACAAAAGGGGTTATGGATAAACTTAAAAATCGATCGGGAAGGACGTCCAAAATTTAGACAATATGATTCATTTATTACTACAATCAATCTAGTTCATTCTCCTGATAAGTTCATTGATATAGTCTTCACGGTTGCCAGCATCGCCTAGtgatttctcttcttcttcaagcCACTAAGAGGTGCCATAAGTTTGAATGGCCAGAGAAAATTGTTTGCTACTAGTTAAACTGAGGTCTAACTGTCAGGATCTCATGGGCAAGGTCAAATGCAGCTAATACCATGTTTTTAATAAGCCCGTTCAATGATTGAGTTGTCAATTAATGCAATTCTCTGCTTGTTTACCTTGTCATAGCCTCTCTTGTAAATCAATTCCTTAACACTCTTCAAGTTGGGTATCCATAAGCAACATAAGGCTCAAGTCGGTGTAGCATATTCAGCATTGCCTTGTTAACCTTTAAGAATACACCATTAAATATCTGTCTCAGGTGCAGAAGCTGCAAAATCTTCTTAGTCATTGGATGCATAGCATTGATACCTCGAATGCGAACAATGAAAAGCAACTTGGCTTCCGGGTTGAAAAAAATGTAATCCTAATTTTGATACAGTAAGAGcacaatttttggaaaaaggaacaaaaaaatgTAGGGAGgagttttttttataaaaaaaaatttgtaaaaaaattgCTACACTTTTTgtaatttgtaaaaaaaataaaaaattgctacagtaaagtttttaaaaaactttataCAATAGTAAAGTTTTTTCTACTACTTCTACAGTgatctacagtaaagttttagacaaactcccaaaaaactcaggttccaaacggGCCCAATGTTCCTTAGGCAAATCCGTTAAATTGTAGATTTGTTATTTCTAGTGCGTGTTTAATTTGTCGTATTAAAATAATGACGTAAATTAAATTGTGCTGAATGATTTCTAAATGTCCCTAATAAAATTTGCatttgtaaaaaagaaaagtccTTTGGGGACAgccaaaaaattaccatttatAGAGAAGATTAGTTTAGTCCCTATGCAATTACGACAGTCGAGAAATagtttgattttcttttgacaATTCTGCCCATACTTCTCGCGGGTGATGTTACAAAAATACCCATTTCTGACTCCTCATAAAAATGGTATGCTGCACAACTTGGCTTCCATAGGGATCTGTAAAGTGTAATtacttttaattaatttaaatggtTTCTCTGtataatttgttttattttttatcggACTTTTTTTTCCGAGTTTCTCATCTAAGTTGATGtgattaaaattaaaaagaacAAATTTTGTTTGAATACTTGTTAAAAGATTGAAGATGTAAAGtgaattactttttttttttttttttggttatcaaagAGAGCTAAGCAGCTCAGTACAAAGTGAATTACTTTACCTCACCCATTAGCCCCCAAATACCGTgtcaattttggaaaattgaAATAAGTAACTTGATTATAATCTTCAGAAAACCTATCAGAATTTGATTAATATGTATCAACTTCATAATTTTGTCCTGTACATAATAAGTTTACCTATCTCGATTGAAGATTATTTAGagaaaaaattttctctttgatGCAAGCAAGCgattaacaaaaagaaaaaaaatgtgattgaaaataatttttttaaaaaaaaataataatgaagGGTGTTTTAAAAATCTTAAAAGAAAAATGCCAAATAAttgctatccaaacaaactcaataATGTTAGAAAGTTTTCTAACGTTTTGATTAATCAATATGTGAATTTCTTGACTACATTCTCTACATTATTAATAAGTGGAAATTAATTTCCATCtactttctccaaaatctttttGACTACAAATGTAAAAGAGTTACAAGTTCATCAAAATCGCGGATGTAACAAAGCCCAAAGTGGCGTCCCTTGGGATGTAACTAAGGCCCAAGAGTGTCCCACATCGACTAAATAGCAGCTCCTTTAACTCTTTAAATACATCAGCTCCGCACGGACAAGACGTCCCTTCGGGGACATCCGATAAAATTGGAACGATACAGAGAAGATTAGCATGGCCCCTGCGCAAGGATGACACGCACAAATCGAGAAATGgtccaaattttt
Protein-coding sequences here:
- the LOC113696399 gene encoding uncharacterized protein: MASAPPNFGVNLDDPEDARRAATAVLILQWHFQTHRVPRTRQLVHTSAMTGQGWVEDLLGGKCIRMLNNMRMDVATFIQLCRIMREGGYIIEGPCDKVTVEESVAIGLYGLSHDLTQRVLGERFQHSTETIHRHVRRLCQALVQLAPIALRHRNTDTTYPRIRNNRRLYPWFKDCIGAIDGTHVSASVPRGEQDAFRNRKGTLSQNVLAACDHDMRFVYVRVGWEGSAHDSRVLLDALSNPDAAFPVPPAGKYYAVDAAYRHMPGFMAPFKSGPGGRSQTAQKGLFNRRHSSVRNIIERTFGVWKMRFKILDGPMKNYPIEAQRNIVVACCVLHNFIREMQPYDVYLTDEANMEGADTEGAQMQQFHVTPEAIHDWKELRNAMADHMYFHRNE